In Nerophis ophidion isolate RoL-2023_Sa linkage group LG15, RoL_Noph_v1.0, whole genome shotgun sequence, the sequence gcgcccggagccgttgctttttatttatttattttttttctagtccttcactatcaatatcctcatccacgaatctttcatcctcgctcaaattaatggggaaattgtcgctttctcggtccgaattgctcgtACTGCTGGTggttcacattataaacaatgtgacgatgtgaggagccctcacaccggtgacgtcacgcgcacatacttccggtaaaggcaaggctttttagtagcgaccaaaagttgcaaactttatcgtcgatgttctctactaaatcctttcagcaaaaatatggcaatatcgcgaaattatcaattatgacacatagaatgaacctgctatccccgttttaataagaacatctcatttcagtaggcctttaatacattgCAAGATTTCCTAGTGACGATTAGGGACCATGAAATATTGGTtctgaaaatgtattcattttcaaTATAATACATTACATATTTGATACATTTTCACTTCTCTTTACAACATGTCtcaaaaggagtagaaagaagcaaagcttatttaatcctacccctttttcgtTTCATAGCAAATACACATATGATCACTTCCTGTCTCTAAATTTGGAACACAATTTACATCATTAATCTGGTTGATATGAAATATGATTCCTAAATATAGAAAACATTTAAATACAATCAATTCTTCAGGTGAGACAATTTTCAAGCTTGCTGACAATTTATTTATCAATGTTACAGAAAGTGTAAGATGCTGTCTGATCTTCTTTAATTATTGTATAATAATCTCATATTTTCCAACTTACACAGTTTGCATTTATGGCAGAGGCACATTTCTGTCACGTTGTTTGATTGAATCACTAAACATAAAAACTCGCTGTACTCCTTAAATGAGCCAAAACACACAAAACGGGAGAAAGACTCCAggaaagaaggattaaaaactgGAATTGCCCAAAAAATGGAAATTCATGTAAGCAAAGGAAACGAGCGGTCGGCGACCAGAAGCTTAGCAGACACGAGTAGTGGTTATCAGCATCTACTTCACTATTTTTTCCCCTTTTCATACAACATACTggtgttatatgtgtatatattgtatctacAGATGTAGttctgttttagttatatttaaaaaaaaaaaaaaagtattgaaattgatcaaaaatgccaaatatcggcTTCCGATAGTGGGTCGATCCGTCATTCAGACAGGCATCCAAAACTGCAAGAGCCTTTTGATTTGACGCATCggtattctttatttattctatttaaaaatggaataaattaggTAAGAAGATAATTAAATCATCATAAATCAGGAGTTTTCAGGGACATTAAAAGATGCAACacaaaacataactccaaacaacttctgtcagttttttttcccactgttACTCATACAAGACAGTGACATTCAAAACAGACACAACGCACTGGGAAAAAAATGCTCCTAAAAAGTTATCAAACAGGATGAGTTATGAGGCTAATTTCTAGATGATGTTGATTAATGAAGCAACGTCCCCACTAGTGTCCAGCAGCTTGGACTTTTGTTAATGTTGACAGTGATGTTGCAAATTTGTTGGTTCAGTGTCCCTGATCGTCTCCCCGTCCTGCAACTCAGTGCAGCGCTTAGTCAAGACGAACAGCAAGTACCTGCAGCTGAGGAGACCGTACAACAAATTCTGTTtggattgtattattattttttttattccagtaataaataaaaaacccGGAAGTGGTATTTTGATGAAAAAACACGGATTTCCGTGTTTTTGCGgccatttcacatgcctgtacatttaaaaagtattgacattatttaaaaaaaacattttgtaaaaaataatgttaattaCACTAATTGAAAATAACATTTATGTAACAGCCTAATACACAGTCAAGTccactatctatccatccatccattttcctctgcttatcagaggtcgggtcgcgggggcagcagcctaagcagagaagcccagactttcctctccccagccacttcgtccagctcttcccaggggatctcgAGGCattcccatgccagccgggacacatagtcttcccaacatgtgggtcttccccgtggcctcctaccggtcggccgtgccctaaacacctccctagggaggagttcgggtggcatcctgaccagatgcctgaaccacttaatctggctcctctcgatgtggaggagcagcggctttattttgagctcctcccgcagaacagagcttctcaccccatctctagAAAGCCCCTACCctcggcagaggaaactcatttcggccgtttgtacctgtgatcttgtcctttcggtcataactcaaaaCTCATGAAAATAGGCGggtatgggaacgtagatcgaccggtaaattgagagttttgcctttcaCCACAAAAGatccaattatttttatttttcaaatgtatggCCCTGCCTTACTTCAAATCCTGTCATTGGCTTTAAGTGCCTTTCTGCAGCATTTCTTCCGAAGAGGGACATTGAGAAGAGTTCACAAAGGAAGTTGTGAACCTGCATTGAATGACTGcatgtgtcccaatacttttgttcaGCTTTGTTGGTTACGGCTTGTATATTTCTAAAGGATGTTTCCACCAACCTTCACGATTCTTTTGTATGTTTCGGAATGGTTGGACGTCTCAAAGGGCGGGTTCCCATTCAGGAATTCGTAGCAGAGGACCCCGATGCACCACAGGTCCACCTTCTCGCTGTGGGTGTGGCCCTCCACCATCTCAGGAGGGAGGTAGTCCAGTGTGCCGCACATTGTACGACGTCTGCACAGACCGTCACGCGTGACAAACTCCGTGAAGACGACCTGACACAAACTCTCCTCCTACCTGAGTGACGGCGCGTGCACGGACCAACCGAAGTCGGCTATTTTCAGCTCTCCGCGATAGCCGAGAAGCAGATTCTCTGGCTTGATGTCGCGATGGATCACCTTCCTCTCGTGGCAGTACTGCAGCGCGTCAGATATCTCCTCCATGTACTAGTTCATGGAAGAGATCACAATCACAAATCGCTCAAAAAAAAGAGCGATATCGGCCTGGTACTGTATGTTTTGCTTACGGTTGCAGCGCGTTGCTCGTCAAATCGTCCGCACCGCTGCAGCTCCTTGTACATTTCGCCGCGTGGAGCGTATTCCAGCACCAGAAACACCCTTTTTCGATCGTGGAAGTAGTTGTAAAAGCGCAGGATGTTGGGATGCCTGAAAAGAAGGGGAAAATGATTACTGAATGATTAATAGAATTACAGGATTCACGATGAGTATATTTTGCATTTCCTTTGACCTTTCTACATCATAGGGACATACATCATttattatttggcatataaatgataatggaaccatttcaaaacgggttccaaaggctcctaattttgcTGCCGACGTATGAGGTAAAATATTGCACCATTTGCGGTTCTATTACTTTGTCAAAgctattattaaaggcctactgaaacccactactaccgatcacgcagtctgatagtttatatatcaatgatgaaatattaacattgcaacacatgccaatacggcctttttagttgactaaatttcaattttaaattgcccgcgaagtgtcgtgttgaaaacgtcgcggtatgatgactcgtataaTGACGCTTGTgtttgacatctcgggttgtagcggacattattttccagcccgatccgagttataagtagtctgctttaatcgcataattacacagtattctggacatctgtgttgctgaatcttttgcaatttgttcaattaataatggagaagtcaaagcagaaagatagaggtgggaagcttttagcctttagccacacaaacacaaggtgtttccttgtttaaaattcccggaggtgaagctttactatggatcagagtggtcaagcgaacagggattccgactacatgtcaaccggcagttttcggtgagaaaattgtggaaataagtcgcgtcttaccggagatcagcagagcttaTGTCCTGCTGCAAgctgacttccctcagagacactggcgtcaacacacccgtggccacacccctccgactttaagatactatttaactcactaaaacactagcaacacaacaggcagataagggatttcccagaattatcctagtaaatgtgtctaaaaacatctgaatcgctcttactgcactcgcctttttttttttgggtttcactgtaaatttcctcatccacgaatctttcatactcgctcaaattaatggggaaatcttggtccgaatagctctcgctgctggaggctatgattgtaaacaatgtgaggagccctacaagccgtgacgtcacgcgcacatcgtctgctacttttggtaaaggcaaggcttttttattagcgacctaaagttgcgaactttatcgtcgatgttctctactaaatcctttcagcaaaaatatgcaatatcgcgaaatgatcaagtatgacacataaaatggacctgctatccccgtttgaataagaaaatctcatttcagtaggcctttaatcttctTGCTAATTTACGGTCAATagttgcttactttctgctgcaacATGTTTCTATCCACACCTTTGCTACTGTAGATACTTCAcattagggctaggcgatatatcgaataaactcgatatatcgcgggtttgtctctgtgcgatatagaaaatgactatatcgtgatatttgggtatacgttctcacgcagttgcttttagctgcgggcattacactacagcaggggaagggaacctatggctctagagccaaatgtggctcttttcatgactgcatctggctctcagataaatcttatctcacattgctaaacacgataagtaatgaacaaaaccgctggtaatcacagtgtcaaaaataacgttcaaaatataaacatttttcatgcattttcatccatccatccggtttctaccaaacctgttcaagaagtcgcattaatggtaagaagtaatttatttattgttggttaggcTCAGAATaacgtcattaaaaaaaataagacacctattatactctaaaaatgttggtctttcttaaaaatgcacgcatatagttgtattcagtgttaaaaaaaaaattatatggctctcacggaaatacttaaaaaaatatttggcttttatggcttactcagccaaaaaggttcccgacccctgcactacaggcttATATCACTCTTtgctgtctctgcttctcacaaagacaaaacaagcgcaccttcctaaatacgtcacatacacacgtatacgccctcgtggaccagagaggtagcggcatgggtaacgttagctgtggtgtgagtggtaatacgagagaaagaatatgcaaatctgataacaaatgaaggaataattaatttccaagaaaaacagcaggtggtCCATCAtctgacggtggtttggcttcaagcgggaatatgtctaACAGACCaatgtaatttgtcaagtgtggggcaaaagcactgctacaaaaagtagcattactgctaatatgtaaaatcatttgaaaagtcacccgctacaaaatgaagcgtgcttgaaactccgcatgtcaacatctcagttcaGTGCAACACCAACAacatgcccaagcaaccatttccacatcaacaccgtatgaaaaaaataggagGAGATAACattcgcaggaacctaccacatagcgaaggacatacactgtttgattttctattatgcagctcatttgtatttgacagttattgaaatatcttgtgtgacttcatgcaaaaaagtgcactttacttgtttttaaactattgtagtggcgttctgtacaaaatgtgcactttaatttagtgttgttttgatataatcatcttagtgacatcctgcccaaaagtgcactaatagtttgttttaaaatgcctctgacaatcttgcactttgttttgaaatgacgtgaatgtttgtgccactgcttaacaaatacagttttgttccattgacttagttgtgatttcactctctgcatgaaagtttaaaattagcataaattaatgcagtatgaacaagaatgtttaaatgtagacacatagaatcatcgtattgctgtgattatatgcatcaagtgtttattcaaggctaagaaaaaatattgagatatatatcgtgcatcgtgacatggcctaaaaatattgagatattaaaaaaaggccaatatcgcccagccctacttcacatATCATAACAATAGGGTCTGGATccaataccaagttgttacaggggCAATCACACAAAACCACAGGTTGGCAGTGCAACAAAATCCATTACATTTTTAGATCTCTTGTTACTATTCGCTCGGATTTCAATCCTTGAGGTTTTGACTCTTGAGGTCCATCTGTCACCAGGGACTCATTTTCTGAGTTTGTCAACAGTAacaaaaacaagatttttttgATAATAAAGAATGTTGATCTGACTACTACAGTATCGACCTTATTCCAATACTATAAAGTGCAACCTCGACTTATGAACCCATCAATTTGCAAACTTCTCGTTTTACCAATATTTTTATTGAACCAagtagatggatagtactttattgattctttcaggataGTTTCTTCAGGAAACTTAAGAGTGTGCTATTGTGTGCGATCCACGTCTAGGTGAATGAACGTTTTATTAATTCATTAATTTTGTGTGTTGCAAGAAGCCATAGGGTACACACGGGGGCGCTGCCGTTTTGAAGAGGCGTAGCACCTGACGTAACATCCTGTTTGTTCCTCAGTCCCCACTTCTCAGTGCTTCAGCATGTTTCTTTTCTAACCATTCTCCAAGTTTAGTCTATTTTGCTTCCTCACTATGGCTCCAAAAAGCCGACAAGTCAGCCTGCAAAGATGGAGGAATTGCTGTGGACTTGGACAGGTGAGGGAACCCACACACACTTTCCCTCTTCCCTGTGGCCCCTCTCTCTGCTTACCCACCCTTCTATGCTTCCTGACGGCACATTGTCTGCCAGTTGCTGACAGTGAAGGTCAAAATTatcttacttttttatttttggaagaAAAAGTTAACATTTTTGAGAGTCCCAAAAAAACTTTTGTGTGAGCATGCGTTGACAGTTTAgcttattcatgtttacatagtTCATTTTCAGGAACTCTGCTTCACTTTAAGAACATTTCGATTTACCAACCATGTTCAGGAACCAATTAAGTTTTGTTCTTTAAATCGATGTTCcactgtatttggtatcattacaattaATATTTATATCAATTACGcccacatttgtttacattcaagagctctaccTTTCGGTTAGCTTCTAGTgttgcatgtttagctattcctcgtcctccagtgataataatacatgcAAAGGCGAGGACTGCTGATTTCAAAGTGGCTTTGCACCGTGGAGGTAAATTAGCCGCTAGCAAGAATGCTAAAATGGTacaataaaatggtaaatggttgtactgaATATCGCCTTTcaacccctttttaaggaacccaaagcgctttgactgtaTATCCACCATTTTGACAGTAATTGTGCTATATTGTGTTGAATACGTGTTCATTCGCTTGTCGCAGTCAGAGTTGCAAAAAACAGCTCGAATGCAGGAATGTGAGCAcactttggggaaaaaaaaggaacatttctATCAGCACAAAGTACTGTCACGCAAACTCAAAATACATCTTTTTAAATTAAGACATTTCCTGTAATTGGGTGCATTTTTAcactatattttacctttagattCATTCTCATCTCCCAACCTCTTTCAGCTGTCTATTTGACACCAACACGTCTCATTTGACGTACCACACAATTGTTTTCTTTATtaaataatgtattaatattattatcattggaAATGTAATGTCAATTTCTATAACATGCATGCATAGTACTCAGAAAATGTTTCCCATTTGACAACGATCCTGTCGCCACGCCCCCTCGGGTGATGTAGTTCCTGTCTCGTGACCTTTGTTTACAAATATACCTTCTTgctggctactaataaatactGCACAACAACAACTGGTTCAAAACCAACAGTGTTGGGATTGTAAACATCCAAATATGATGTTGACAGCTGTCCACTTTGCTGCTGATCATAGTTGCTCATCCTGCTAATCAGTGCGGCTTTTAGGCAACAGGAACAGCGAGTACCTGCGGCTAAGAGGGTCCAACTAAATTTGATTAGGTCgtatttttattgacatttttacatGAGAATGAATGTTTAAAATCACATTgctattttttggcaaatattagctaatttggaatttgatgcctgcaacatatttcaaaaaaagctggcacaagtggcaaaaaagactgagaaagttgaggaatgctcatcaaacacttatttggaacatcccacaggtgaacaggctaattgggaacaagtgggtgccatgattgggtataaaatcagcctccatgaaatgctcagtcattcacaaataaggatggggcgagggtcaccactttgtgaacaaaagcgTGAGCaatttgttgaacagtttaaggacaacatttctcaatgagttattgcaaggaatttagggatttcaccatctacggtccgttatatcatcaaaaggttcagataatctggagaaatcactgtgtataagcgatggtattacggacctttgatctctcacgcggtactgcatcaaaaagcgacatcagtgtgtagaggatatcaccacgtgggctcaggaaaacttcagaaaactactgtcagtaactacagtttgtcactacatctgtaaatgcaagttaaaaactatacaatgcaaagcgaaagccgttcatcaacaacacccataaacaccggcggcttcgctgggccccagctcatctaaaatggactgatgcagagtggaaaagtgttttgtggtctgacgagtccacttttcaaaattgttttggaaacgacctgagaatgtgtcatcaacatgaatTACCACAATATGACAAtggtattaaaagctctatcgtcgaccaaaatatcatttatattaccgtattttccgcactataaggcgccccggattataaggcccaccttcaatgaatggcctattttaatattgtgttcatatataaggcgcaccgcattataaggcgcatagaatagatgctacagtagagccTGGGGTTaagttatgcatcctttagatggagctgcgctaaagggaatgtcaacaaaacagtcagataggtcagtcaaactcaaaaaagattacaaaccagcgttgtgacaactctgttcactcccaaaatgaataaacaacagttttattattttccccgattcaataaacagtctgatactgttacggtaaatcaaacgttagtgcaatcccaatatagtaacactcgaaatagcgcaaagcaataatatatcaataactcaacgttgctcaaacgataatctcacacaacacaacacacaaaataaacatgtaaagctcactttattaagttattcctcatccacgaatccctcaaattcttcttcttcagtgttcaaaTCAAACAGTTgagcgaatacggcatccaacatgccgtATTCATAACATcagtctcgtcgaagtcgtcattaaacgagtcagtgtcgcggCTGTTAATGTTCAATTCTCTCGgttgctgctctattcccgtgttctactgtgtgactgatcgccttgagtttaaaactCGGCACGCCtaccgcagtcatatatcccagcatgcaccgcgcgcttcttcttctactagGGAAAATAAGGTAGGTTGTGGTTGAGGGACCTCTTGTGGAATGTTTAAtttggacactgaagaagaagaatttgagggattcgtggatgaggaataacttaataaagtgagctttacatgtttattttgtgtgttgtgttgtgtgacattaacgtttaaACGACGttgagttatatatatatattgttattgcactatttcgagacgtcgttaatggagtcactgttgctgctgttgtctagcagttcagtgacaattcctgctttcctaaaatcatgtctctcaataggagccattttggggtctttacattaacacacaaatggaaatgaaaccgCACGGCCTGGCGCAGTCATCTAATGAAAATGAATTcgacggctgcttaccgtagttgagACCTGTTGGCTAAGCAAAATTATTCTTATAATTGGTCTATATAtgaggcacaccggattataaggcgcactgtaagcttttgagaaaatgttcTGATTTTAGGTGTGCTTTATAGTGTGAAAGATACGGTATGTATTGTGCAACCCTACTTCAGCACCAAGGTGACATCATACACGAGCGCTCACAGTTCAGTTATCAAAAGGACTAACTCTGCCTATTATTTGCCCTTTTGGAACTCAAAAAGAGGCTGTGGCCTTAACAAGGGTTAAGCAAAAAGAATGATACAAACAGAAAGTGGCAGACTCCAGCAGGGCCCATAATACTTTTGTGCAGCTTCCCCCATGCATGCAAACACTTGCTATTACAGGTGACATTTCTTGGTTTACATTTAATATTGTATTTTACAGTTAAGAATTTTCACTATATCTTCTATACAGTTAGTTTGACCCTGTAACAGACTATTTGCATTTCCATTGGGCCTTTGAGAAAATGTGTGGGAAAAAAGGAGCAAGCGTTTACTTGAGACGGGCTTGATTCTCGATCTCCCTTCTGAGCTGGTGCTCCACACCTTCCTTCTCCATGTCGGACTTGAACAGCACCTTCAGAGCCACAACCGCTTGCATCTTCTTCACTCTGGCAAGATACACGTTGCCAAACTTGCCTTTCCCGAGTGGTCGGCCGATGTCAAAGTCACCGATGGAGAGCTTCCTGTTTTCGAAGTGTTTACTTAGAGGTCTGACTCACAAAACAGCAACAGGACATACACCAAGAGACGCTTTCAGACTTACTTTGCACCTGAACTGGAAGACGAACTCACACATTCTCTCCCTGGTcctagaaaaaaaagaagtaatgACAAATCtgggatatatatacacactaatgTGAAGAAGCTTACATTACCTGTGATGATATTTTTGCCAGTTGTTGCCAGCCGCGGCTTCACCAAAACACGCTGGGGCCCCGTTAATGTGGTAGGGGTGGCAAACTAACAGTAGAACACAGCAACAAATGAACAATTGTCATCAGGAGTAGCAGAAAATGTTGGTGCACCACTGTGCTGCACCATATTTTGCAATGAAAAAGACAAAAGGCCTGCAAAAGCAGTCAAAAAGTAAGACTATACTGTAGTACAGTGGATCCCAGTCTATTATTGTTTAGGGTTGTGTATTGTTATGATTTTATTGATGCCTATATTCATCGGTACTCTAATCAGTAATACATgcccaaaacccaaaaccagtgaagttggcacattgtgtagatggtaaataaaaaccgaaaacaatgatttgcaaatccttttaacctATATACCTACATTCAAATGAAAAGACAGAGACAAA encodes:
- the LOC133569381 gene encoding aurora kinase B-like, which produces MQNKENYELRTTQRPFATPTTLTGPQRVLVKPRLATTGKNIITGPGRECVSSSSSSGAKKLSIGDFDIGRPLGKGKFGNVYLARVKKMQAVVALKVLFKSDMEKEGVEHQLRREIENQARLKHPNILRFYNYFHDRKRVFLVLEYAPRGEMYKELQRCGRFDEQRAATYMEEISDALQYCHERKVIHRDIKPENLLLGYRGELKIADFGWSVHAPSLRRRTMCGTLDYLPPEMVEGHTHSEKVDLWCIGVLCYEFLNGNPPFETSNHSETYKRIVKVDLKFPRVISEGARDLISNLLRHCPKDRLSLQDVIDHPWVRANSRRVLPPIHPANTS